The proteins below are encoded in one region of Sphingobacterium sp. R2:
- a CDS encoding putative glycolipid-binding domain-containing protein: MKILLWRGLINKSWEHCSVDERDSGFKIASEIVGNYEGETYMVNYLINTDNQWDIQDFEIRCDIQGEIKRFYGQKNGLDWLINGQIEPCFAGFNYIDISITPLTNTLPIKRLALNVNESKDINVIYIDILNGSIKPVRERYTKISKDHYRYENLESTFASAILIDRNGIVKTYPGHFELVA; encoded by the coding sequence ATGAAAATTTTATTATGGAGAGGATTGATCAACAAATCCTGGGAGCATTGCTCCGTTGACGAAAGGGATAGCGGTTTCAAAATAGCTTCTGAAATTGTTGGGAACTACGAAGGCGAAACTTATATGGTAAATTATTTGATCAATACAGATAATCAATGGGATATACAGGATTTCGAAATTCGATGCGACATTCAAGGTGAAATTAAACGATTTTATGGGCAAAAAAATGGTTTAGATTGGCTAATCAATGGACAGATTGAACCGTGTTTTGCAGGATTTAATTATATCGATATCTCAATAACCCCATTGACAAACACGTTGCCTATAAAAAGACTCGCGCTTAATGTCAATGAATCAAAAGATATCAATGTTATTTATATCGATATCTTGAACGGATCAATTAAGCCTGTTAGAGAACGGTACACAAAAATTTCCAAAGACCACTACCGATACGAAAACTTGGAGTCAACATTTGCGTCGGCTATCCTTATTGATCGAAATGGTATAGTAAAAACCTACCCAGGTCATTTTGAGTTAGTGGCTTAA
- a CDS encoding GLPGLI family protein — protein sequence MHKYYIFFFVLFLSRLSFAQRIHAVYEYIPSAMATFKENVYYDGMVKIAVRDSTPQQMQLLDNDVDDEVTPSFSITIGSGKRFSRVVMHQNNANQQLETRSIQGVNYLVTDKFPVLVWNTAYDDVDTLGNYVCHKATASYRGTTLVAYYTNTIPVPVGPSKFGGLPGLIVMLYNESANPNYWYLKEVNYPYNGSIPIDYKYIHSLSKLTLEEFVKKEDQFNEEHMRMLYSKMPMMEGVSVEKQKVRGSVEQKYEWENQ from the coding sequence ATGCATAAATATTATATATTCTTTTTCGTTCTATTCCTTTCCAGGTTATCGTTTGCGCAGCGGATTCACGCCGTTTACGAATACATACCATCAGCAATGGCTACTTTTAAGGAAAATGTTTATTATGATGGAATGGTGAAGATCGCTGTTCGGGATTCAACCCCGCAGCAGATGCAATTACTTGATAATGATGTGGACGATGAAGTAACGCCTTCATTTTCTATCACCATTGGTTCTGGTAAGAGGTTTAGTAGAGTTGTAATGCATCAAAATAATGCTAACCAACAGTTGGAAACCCGTTCCATCCAAGGGGTCAATTATTTGGTGACTGACAAATTTCCGGTATTAGTATGGAACACAGCGTATGACGATGTTGATACTTTGGGTAACTATGTATGCCACAAGGCAACAGCATCTTATCGGGGAACAACTCTTGTAGCTTATTATACCAATACTATTCCCGTACCTGTAGGCCCGTCGAAGTTTGGTGGTCTACCGGGACTCATTGTTATGCTATATAATGAAAGCGCTAATCCAAACTACTGGTATCTAAAGGAAGTCAACTACCCTTATAATGGAAGTATTCCAATTGATTATAAATATATACATTCCTTAAGCAAATTGACTCTTGAAGAGTTTGTGAAGAAAGAAGACCAATTTAACGAAGAGCATATGCGTATGCTGTATAGTAAAATGCCAATGATGGAGGGTGTTAGTGTAGAGAAGCAAAAAGTTAGAGGCAGTGTAGAACAAAAGTATGAATGGGAAAATCAATAA
- a CDS encoding TonB-dependent receptor: MNGKINKQIATLFIILLLAMAAHAQVAIHGRVRAAGKALGGVRIELLGDGDNKMLAYTFSDGQGKYRLQSLRSGPFSLLFTALSFKPVSVPIMAVQADTLVDVQLSAGGVERLQEVIVHSKRPYRLGKDTIELAVKSFLQGDERTVEDLLKKIPGIQVGTDGSIKIGDKEVQKVMVEGDDFFGKGYRLLTQSMSVRPLKKIQILQRYSHNKQLNGIENSDKIALNLELEEDSKAQWMGSLDAQMVPIGPKYYQANANLMNFGKKNKHYLLGAANNNGFDAVSSINYLLQSGSSDEPGQIGIGITTPTLIDNTPNLPGFDYKRTNFNNDKLLSLNTILNPSAQLKIKWLGFANPTKKTFYRNTVQNYHLQDNQFTNTEDHHFKRKIDNYFTKLELQFEPNKDAILTYTGTLGSLRKNDLATLIFNGIQSEEGTKNTGYVTNQNISYSHKFSSRDVLVSSLRWIKQRSPIDYNINQFYYQDLFGVEDIHAVQQHIANNLMFIGATTHYVGRKRNGDSFQLAFNMDYQKQQLNTELKLLSNPTGLGDSVSSPSGFSNAMDFNVFQTNIITKYTFKRAGWELTPHLQAGLVQSILIDFGTSKSKNNVLLSPGLSAKWGLHAKGQLEADFYFLQQNATSTQLVPNYYTTGVRNFIRGMDNLAPLSSSGAALTYTYGSLTDRFFANMSAGHQILFDYVGISSSLNPNFTLIQQVLLKNKKSRYFKVDLNYYLKAVHGNFRLDLGTNATDYANLVEGVGSRRIRTANYDYGLSFRSAWNSKLNIYMGYTVQRITYRTESKLILNNSRGFLNVFFSLSKNIQCNLKNESYRFGSLMGQTSKNYYFSDFTLSYKMKKHRARFNIIAKNIFNTKFFRNVELTDLYNSNTEYRLLPGYISFGLDLSF; the protein is encoded by the coding sequence ATGAATGGGAAAATCAATAAGCAGATAGCGACCTTATTCATTATTCTACTATTGGCAATGGCAGCCCATGCTCAGGTCGCTATCCATGGAAGGGTAAGGGCTGCCGGAAAAGCTCTGGGAGGAGTCCGTATTGAACTACTGGGTGACGGCGACAACAAAATGTTGGCATATACGTTCAGCGACGGACAGGGAAAGTATCGTTTGCAATCTTTGCGGAGTGGACCATTTTCTTTACTATTCACTGCACTTAGCTTTAAGCCTGTCTCGGTTCCTATCATGGCGGTGCAAGCAGATACGTTGGTCGATGTCCAACTATCAGCTGGAGGTGTAGAGCGATTGCAAGAAGTAATAGTTCATTCCAAACGTCCTTACCGTCTAGGCAAGGACACCATCGAGCTTGCGGTCAAATCTTTTTTGCAGGGCGACGAACGTACCGTAGAAGATCTCCTTAAGAAGATTCCGGGTATTCAGGTCGGGACCGACGGCAGCATCAAAATAGGAGATAAGGAAGTGCAAAAAGTAATGGTTGAGGGAGACGATTTTTTTGGGAAAGGCTACCGCTTGCTAACGCAGAGTATGTCTGTTAGGCCCCTAAAGAAAATTCAGATATTACAGCGCTATTCTCATAACAAGCAACTTAATGGTATTGAAAATTCGGACAAGATTGCGCTAAATTTGGAATTGGAAGAGGATAGTAAGGCACAGTGGATGGGGTCTTTAGATGCTCAGATGGTCCCAATTGGTCCCAAATATTATCAGGCTAATGCGAATTTGATGAACTTCGGAAAAAAGAATAAGCATTATCTATTGGGAGCCGCCAATAACAATGGATTTGATGCCGTCAGCAGTATTAATTACCTGTTGCAATCCGGATCGTCTGATGAACCGGGCCAGATCGGTATTGGAATAACAACACCTACCTTGATAGATAATACTCCAAATCTTCCTGGATTTGATTACAAGCGGACCAATTTCAATAATGATAAGTTGCTGTCGTTAAATACAATCTTAAATCCAAGTGCGCAGTTAAAGATTAAATGGCTCGGGTTTGCAAATCCTACCAAAAAGACATTTTACCGTAATACTGTGCAAAACTATCATCTACAGGATAATCAATTTACCAATACAGAAGATCACCATTTTAAGCGAAAAATCGATAATTATTTCACGAAACTGGAGCTCCAATTTGAGCCTAACAAGGATGCGATATTGACCTATACAGGTACGCTCGGATCCCTTAGGAAAAATGATCTCGCTACATTAATATTCAATGGTATTCAAAGTGAGGAAGGAACCAAAAACACGGGTTATGTTACCAACCAAAATATAAGTTATAGCCACAAATTTTCTAGCCGTGACGTGCTAGTTAGCTCATTACGCTGGATTAAGCAGCGGTCGCCAATAGATTATAATATTAATCAATTTTATTACCAAGACCTGTTTGGAGTCGAAGACATTCATGCGGTGCAACAGCATATTGCGAATAATTTAATGTTCATAGGTGCTACTACTCATTATGTAGGCCGTAAAAGAAATGGCGATTCTTTTCAACTAGCTTTCAATATGGATTACCAAAAGCAGCAGCTCAACACCGAATTGAAATTGCTGTCTAATCCAACAGGTTTAGGTGATTCAGTATCCTCTCCCTCGGGATTTTCTAATGCAATGGATTTTAACGTTTTTCAGACTAACATTATTACGAAATATACTTTCAAACGAGCTGGATGGGAATTAACGCCACATTTGCAGGCAGGTTTGGTACAAAGCATATTGATAGATTTTGGAACATCAAAAAGTAAAAATAACGTATTGCTTTCTCCTGGATTGTCGGCTAAATGGGGGCTTCATGCGAAAGGGCAATTAGAAGCAGACTTTTATTTTCTGCAACAGAATGCTACAAGCACTCAATTGGTTCCCAATTACTATACAACAGGTGTACGCAATTTTATCCGGGGAATGGATAATCTCGCTCCTCTAAGTAGTTCAGGCGCCGCTCTAACCTATACTTATGGTAGTCTGACAGATCGTTTTTTTGCCAACATGTCTGCCGGACATCAAATTTTGTTTGACTATGTGGGTATATCAAGCAGTTTAAATCCGAATTTCACCCTTATTCAACAAGTGTTGCTTAAAAACAAAAAGAGTCGCTATTTTAAGGTCGATCTTAATTATTATTTGAAAGCTGTACATGGAAATTTTCGATTAGATTTAGGAACGAATGCCACAGATTATGCGAACTTGGTAGAAGGAGTGGGCAGTCGTCGAATCCGTACAGCGAATTATGATTATGGATTATCGTTTAGAAGCGCGTGGAATTCTAAATTGAATATCTATATGGGATATACCGTTCAGCGCATTACCTATAGAACAGAAAGTAAACTTATACTAAATAATAGCCGCGGGTTCTTGAATGTATTTTTCAGCTTGTCGAAAAATATCCAGTGCAATTTAAAAAATGAATCTTATCGCTTTGGAAGTTTAATGGGGCAGACATCCAAGAACTATTATTTTTCGGATTTCACTTTATCGTATAAAATGAAAAAGCACAGAGCGAGATTTAACATTATAGCAAAAAACATTTTTAATACGAAGTTTTTTAGAAATGTTGAGTTGACTGATCTGTATAATTCTAACACTGAATACAGACTATTGCCAGGATACATCAGTTTTGGCTTAGACCTTAGCTTCTAA
- a CDS encoding ABC transporter permease/substrate-binding protein, with protein MTEQTLWQFVLEQREKLLIQVWQHLELTFLSLTFAILIGVPLGILISRKKKFAAIVLAFAGILQTVPSIALLGFLIPILGIGPIPAIVALLIYALLPIIRNTYTGIISVDHSISESAKAMGMTDWQILFKVQLPLAIPVIVAGVRTAAVINVGVATLASFVAAGGLGEFIFGGISLNNSNMILAGAIPAALLAILLDKGIGLLQNAFANFRLLLIFILPSFLLILAIIYIRTNNVNQQIKAGFTPEFMGRQDGYLGLRNVYGLQIKPLIISDAIMYKAVFEKDIDLISGYSTDGRVKAYDLLALEDNRKIFPPYFAAPIVKVETLKKFPQLEGAINLLAEKFTDSVMISLNYRADFLKQTPESIAKDFLVQNKLYRPSRRGQAGTIRIGSKIFGEQYILSAIYKILLEGYTDYKVETKTGLGGTKICFDALIHDAIDFYVEYTGTGLLVLLKPEQQIISHVSKDPADTYSYVKDEFENKFGITWLKPLGFNNSYALMMRRSQAEQNQIRSISDLKKYEQLNK; from the coding sequence ATGACGGAACAAACTCTTTGGCAATTCGTACTTGAGCAGCGGGAAAAGTTATTGATACAGGTCTGGCAGCATTTAGAACTTACATTTTTATCTTTGACATTTGCCATTCTTATTGGAGTACCTTTGGGCATATTGATTTCGAGGAAAAAGAAATTTGCTGCTATTGTTTTAGCTTTTGCAGGGATTTTACAGACTGTTCCTAGTATTGCATTGCTGGGGTTTCTTATTCCAATCCTAGGTATTGGTCCAATTCCAGCTATTGTTGCACTTCTTATTTATGCACTTTTACCCATTATTAGGAATACTTATACCGGAATTATTAGTGTAGACCATAGTATCTCGGAATCGGCGAAAGCTATGGGTATGACGGATTGGCAAATACTATTCAAAGTTCAACTTCCACTGGCGATACCGGTGATTGTCGCCGGAGTTCGGACAGCCGCAGTGATCAATGTAGGCGTCGCCACCTTAGCATCATTCGTTGCGGCCGGCGGATTGGGTGAATTTATCTTTGGCGGTATATCACTCAATAATTCCAATATGATCTTAGCGGGAGCTATTCCCGCTGCTTTATTGGCGATACTTTTAGATAAAGGTATTGGATTGCTACAAAATGCTTTCGCTAACTTCAGACTTTTGCTCATCTTTATTTTGCCTAGCTTTCTTCTTATTCTTGCTATCATCTATATAAGAACAAACAATGTTAATCAGCAGATAAAGGCTGGTTTTACACCCGAATTTATGGGACGCCAAGATGGTTACTTAGGTCTCCGCAATGTTTATGGGCTACAGATAAAGCCACTTATCATTAGCGATGCGATTATGTATAAAGCCGTTTTTGAAAAGGATATCGATCTTATTAGTGGATATTCAACTGACGGTCGCGTCAAAGCTTATGATTTGCTTGCATTGGAAGATAACAGGAAGATTTTTCCGCCCTACTTTGCCGCACCGATTGTAAAGGTAGAGACGCTCAAGAAATTTCCACAATTGGAAGGGGCAATAAATCTATTGGCAGAGAAGTTTACTGATTCGGTGATGATTAGCCTTAACTATAGGGCTGATTTCCTAAAGCAAACTCCTGAAAGTATTGCCAAGGACTTTTTAGTGCAAAACAAACTCTATAGACCATCACGCCGAGGTCAGGCTGGCACTATCAGGATAGGTTCTAAAATTTTTGGGGAACAATACATTTTGTCGGCCATTTATAAAATTCTCCTTGAAGGGTATACCGATTATAAAGTGGAGACAAAGACAGGGCTCGGCGGAACCAAAATTTGCTTTGATGCTTTGATACATGACGCCATAGACTTTTACGTGGAGTATACAGGGACAGGGCTTCTGGTATTACTGAAACCGGAGCAACAAATTATATCCCATGTGTCCAAAGATCCTGCTGACACCTATAGCTATGTAAAGGATGAATTTGAGAATAAATTTGGCATTACTTGGTTAAAACCTCTTGGTTTTAATAATTCATATGCTCTAATGATGCGGCGTTCTCAAGCTGAACAAAATCAAATCCGAAGTATTAGCGACCTAAAAAAATACGAACAACTTAATAAGTAA
- a CDS encoding L-histidine N(alpha)-methyltransferase yields MSLQVDSVVKEIGNYEGNFHKDVMEGLNTYPKKLYSKYFYDPIGDRLFQDIMQMPDYYLTDCELEIFSTKTSEMAELISSDDSAFDLIELGAGDALKSSHLLRHLSKNDIDYSYMPIDISGNILKVLCEKLSKEIPNLETFPLEGEYFEMLNEAMKISDRRKVVLFLGGNIGNMDMEEAQLFCAEIRRRLSPGDIFIIGFDLKKNPHTILSAYNDKSGITSAFNINLLSRINRELGANFDTQYFQHYQTYDPISGACRSFLVSLTNQYVHIKGDSIFFKENELIDMEISQKYSLEEIQRLSSLAGFELLVNLNDDKGWFVDSIWMVA; encoded by the coding sequence ATGAGTCTACAAGTTGATAGTGTCGTCAAAGAGATCGGAAATTATGAAGGTAATTTTCATAAGGACGTGATGGAAGGTTTAAATACTTATCCCAAGAAATTATATTCAAAATATTTTTATGATCCTATCGGCGACCGGCTTTTTCAGGACATTATGCAGATGCCGGATTATTACCTGACAGACTGTGAACTCGAAATTTTTAGCACAAAGACATCGGAAATGGCTGAGCTCATCTCTTCCGACGATTCTGCTTTCGACCTCATTGAACTGGGGGCTGGTGATGCGCTTAAATCAAGTCATTTATTAAGACATCTTAGTAAAAATGATATCGATTATTCCTACATGCCAATAGATATATCAGGCAATATCCTTAAGGTATTGTGTGAAAAATTATCCAAAGAAATTCCAAATTTAGAGACTTTTCCTTTAGAGGGTGAATATTTTGAGATGCTGAATGAGGCAATGAAAATATCCGACCGTCGAAAAGTAGTCTTATTTTTAGGGGGCAACATTGGTAACATGGATATGGAAGAAGCACAACTGTTTTGTGCTGAAATTCGTCGCAGATTGAGTCCCGGCGATATATTTATTATTGGTTTTGACTTAAAAAAAAATCCTCACACCATTCTCTCTGCATATAATGATAAATCTGGAATTACTTCGGCATTCAATATTAATTTGCTTAGTCGTATAAATCGGGAACTCGGCGCAAACTTCGATACGCAATATTTTCAGCATTATCAGACTTATGATCCTATTTCTGGCGCTTGTAGAAGCTTTCTGGTTAGTTTAACTAATCAATATGTACACATTAAAGGAGATTCTATTTTTTTTAAGGAAAATGAATTGATTGACATGGAAATTTCACAGAAATATTCGCTTGAAGAAATTCAACGTCTTTCTTCTTTGGCAGGATTTGAACTGTTGGTAAATTTGAATGATGACAAAGGTTGGTTTGTAGATTCCATTTGGATGGTAGCGTAA
- the egtB gene encoding ergothioneine biosynthesis protein EgtB produces the protein MKNINLAVSVLPEKEVLNARYLTVRGYSEEICQPLEIEDYVVQPMVDVSPPKWHLGHTTWFFETFILIPHLPNYQVFDKEYNFVFNSYYETIGSRVIRTDRGNLSRPSVADIYNYRRYVDRYMIEFLNGGFLTQNLIDIFVLGLNHEQQHQELLLTDIKYILGHNPLFPPYSKENKTAECINYEREYVRFEAGIYEIGFEGQGFCFDNELGRHKVYLDDFEIENTLVTNKQYLDFIEAGGYLDFQFWHAEGWDWVKKHQAKAPLYWHMIDGKWMNYTLNGLTDIDLEDAVCHINFYEAAAYASWRGVRLPTEAEWEVAADHIRWGERWEWTSSAYLPYPKFKKEAGAVGEYNGKFMINQMVLRGASIATPKGHSRKTYRNFFQTAHQWQFTGIRLAR, from the coding sequence ATGAAAAATATAAATTTAGCAGTTAGCGTATTGCCAGAAAAAGAAGTGTTAAATGCCAGATATCTTACAGTAAGAGGCTATTCCGAAGAAATCTGCCAGCCATTGGAAATTGAAGACTATGTAGTTCAGCCAATGGTTGATGTTAGTCCACCAAAATGGCATCTTGGGCATACTACATGGTTTTTTGAAACCTTTATATTGATTCCTCACCTACCAAATTACCAAGTTTTTGATAAGGAATACAACTTTGTTTTCAACAGCTATTACGAAACCATAGGTTCGCGGGTGATTCGAACGGACCGAGGTAATCTTAGCAGGCCATCAGTAGCAGACATCTATAATTACCGACGATACGTTGATAGGTATATGATCGAATTTTTGAATGGAGGATTTTTGACGCAAAATCTTATTGATATTTTTGTTTTAGGTTTAAATCACGAGCAGCAACACCAAGAGTTGCTACTCACTGATATAAAATATATATTGGGGCATAATCCTCTTTTTCCTCCCTATAGCAAAGAAAATAAAACAGCTGAATGCATTAATTATGAGAGGGAGTATGTTAGATTTGAGGCCGGAATTTATGAAATTGGATTCGAGGGACAGGGTTTCTGTTTTGATAACGAACTGGGAAGACATAAGGTCTACCTAGATGATTTCGAAATTGAAAATACCTTGGTCACAAATAAACAGTATCTTGATTTCATAGAGGCTGGGGGATATTTAGACTTTCAATTTTGGCATGCGGAAGGATGGGATTGGGTGAAAAAACATCAAGCAAAAGCGCCTTTATATTGGCATATGATTGATGGGAAGTGGATGAACTATACCCTCAACGGGTTGACAGATATCGACTTAGAAGACGCGGTTTGCCACATTAATTTTTATGAAGCTGCTGCGTATGCATCTTGGAGAGGTGTGCGACTCCCGACAGAGGCGGAATGGGAAGTTGCAGCCGACCACATTAGGTGGGGAGAACGTTGGGAATGGACAAGTTCCGCTTATCTTCCTTATCCGAAATTTAAAAAAGAGGCGGGTGCGGTAGGTGAATATAATGGCAAATTTATGATTAATCAAATGGTGTTAAGGGGAGCTTCTATCGCTACACCAAAGGGCCATAGCCGTAAGACTTACAGAAACTTTTTTCAAACCGCACATCAGTGGCAGTTTACAGGAATTAGATTAGCCAGGTAA
- a CDS encoding ABC transporter ATP-binding protein — MVEIDSVSKSFNGKAAVDDISIEVRAGEVLVILGTSGCGKTTTLRMINRLIEPDKGKIFIRGKDISKRRPEDLRREIGFVMQHAGLFPHYTIAKNIAVVPELLNWQKNKIKDRTVELLGKLNLGEDLLKLYPHQLSGGQQQRVGIARALIANSPILLMDEPFSALDNMTRSGIHAEFKLLEEIRSKTIVLVTHDVPEAFELGHRICLIDEGKIVQIGTPKELLYRPANEFVFDFFLENRLLLEYKVTILHELKGIIVLDHFINTYGFSENTDLWRVLQVLSARADAILDYEKILVAFNTYRKQQVV, encoded by the coding sequence ATGGTCGAGATCGACTCAGTATCCAAATCATTTAACGGTAAGGCGGCCGTTGACGACATCTCAATAGAAGTGAGAGCGGGTGAAGTTCTTGTTATTTTGGGTACCAGTGGTTGTGGTAAAACCACTACTTTAAGAATGATTAATAGGCTGATTGAACCCGATAAGGGCAAGATTTTTATCCGAGGTAAAGATATATCCAAACGGCGGCCGGAAGATTTGCGTAGAGAAATTGGTTTCGTAATGCAGCATGCTGGCCTTTTCCCCCATTACACCATAGCCAAAAATATTGCTGTTGTTCCAGAATTGCTGAACTGGCAAAAGAATAAAATTAAGGATCGCACGGTTGAGCTTCTTGGCAAATTAAATTTAGGAGAGGATCTGTTAAAGCTCTACCCACATCAATTGAGCGGAGGGCAACAACAGCGCGTAGGTATAGCAAGGGCGTTAATAGCCAATTCTCCTATACTGTTGATGGATGAACCCTTCTCGGCACTGGATAACATGACTAGAAGTGGCATCCATGCCGAATTCAAACTGTTGGAAGAGATCCGAAGCAAAACTATTGTCTTGGTTACACATGATGTGCCTGAAGCTTTTGAACTTGGACATCGTATCTGTTTGATAGATGAGGGAAAGATTGTACAGATTGGCACGCCTAAAGAGCTACTGTATCGTCCAGCAAATGAATTTGTGTTTGATTTTTTTTTAGAAAATCGCTTGCTGTTGGAGTATAAAGTAACGATCCTACATGAATTAAAAGGAATTATAGTCTTGGATCATTTCATCAATACCTATGGTTTTTCTGAAAACACAGACCTATGGCGTGTTTTACAGGTATTAAGCGCACGTGCGGATGCCATATTAGACTATGAAAAAATATTGGTTGCATTCAACACGTATAGAAAACAGCAGGTGGTATGA
- a CDS encoding protein adenylyltransferase SelO family protein produces the protein MNIEQIKQPFLKRFPGDFSNSPIPRATPKVLFSTIETAGFEQPKLIAFNDALSKEIGLGGFEENDLNFLVGSQLPKNIQTYATAYAGHQFGNWAGQLGDGRAIFAGEIINLEGKKTEIQWKGAGETPYSRRADGRAVLRSSVREYLMSEAMHHLGVPTTRALSLSLTGEDVIRDIMYNGNPQYEKGAVVVRTADTFLRFGHFEFLFAQGEYKLLQDLLDFTIDNYFPTIAPSTTGKYKDFFETVCRSTADLIVEWLRVGFVHGVMNTDNMSILGLTIDYGPYAIMEEYNLNFTPNTTDLPGRRYAFGRQAQIGQWNLWKLANALHPVINDEKFLENSLRNFGVYFLEANNKMLCKKFGFNELRKEDEVFFTNWQSLMQDLKMDHTLFFNQLEKITTDTDVKDHFSPITYTPLNEEKLKKLKDFIDHYRCRLRLNSISKEESLELMRKTNPKFVLRNYLLYQCIEEISNGNTAMLLKLTQALEKPYQEIFPEFSAKRPPIYDNIAGCSTLSCSS, from the coding sequence ATGAATATAGAGCAGATCAAACAACCTTTCCTTAAAAGATTTCCTGGCGATTTTTCCAATAGCCCGATACCGAGAGCTACGCCAAAAGTCTTATTTTCCACGATTGAAACAGCAGGATTTGAACAACCCAAACTAATTGCTTTTAATGATGCTCTTTCGAAGGAAATAGGCCTTGGAGGATTTGAAGAAAACGACCTTAACTTTCTGGTGGGCTCTCAACTACCTAAAAATATTCAGACGTATGCCACAGCTTACGCAGGGCATCAATTTGGGAATTGGGCTGGTCAGCTCGGTGACGGCAGAGCAATTTTCGCGGGAGAAATCATTAATCTTGAGGGTAAAAAAACGGAAATACAATGGAAAGGTGCTGGTGAGACGCCCTACTCAAGACGTGCCGATGGAAGGGCTGTATTAAGATCCTCTGTGCGGGAATACCTAATGAGTGAAGCTATGCATCACTTGGGCGTTCCGACTACCAGGGCATTGAGCCTCTCCCTCACAGGTGAAGATGTAATACGGGATATTATGTATAACGGCAATCCGCAATACGAAAAAGGGGCGGTAGTAGTAAGAACTGCAGACACGTTCCTTCGCTTTGGCCATTTTGAATTCCTATTTGCTCAAGGAGAATATAAATTATTACAAGATCTGCTTGATTTTACTATTGATAATTACTTTCCCACCATAGCTCCCTCTACCACTGGTAAATATAAAGACTTTTTTGAAACTGTCTGTCGATCAACAGCAGACCTAATAGTAGAGTGGTTGAGAGTCGGCTTTGTACATGGCGTAATGAATACAGATAATATGTCTATTTTGGGATTGACGATCGATTATGGCCCTTATGCAATCATGGAGGAATATAATTTAAATTTTACACCAAACACCACCGATCTGCCTGGAAGACGATATGCGTTCGGTAGACAAGCACAGATAGGACAGTGGAATCTATGGAAATTAGCAAATGCGCTCCACCCGGTCATCAATGATGAAAAATTCCTTGAAAATTCGTTAAGAAATTTTGGTGTATATTTTTTGGAGGCCAATAATAAAATGCTTTGCAAAAAATTTGGATTTAATGAACTCAGAAAAGAAGACGAAGTGTTTTTCACAAACTGGCAAAGCTTGATGCAGGACCTTAAAATGGATCATACCTTATTCTTCAATCAATTGGAAAAAATAACAACGGATACTGATGTTAAAGATCATTTCAGTCCGATTACATACACACCTTTAAATGAAGAAAAGCTCAAAAAACTAAAAGATTTTATTGACCATTACCGATGCCGTTTGCGTTTAAATTCAATTTCAAAAGAAGAGTCACTAGAATTAATGAGAAAAACAAATCCGAAATTCGTACTAAGAAACTATTTGCTTTACCAATGTATTGAAGAAATCAGTAACGGAAACACAGCAATGTTATTAAAACTAACACAAGCTTTAGAAAAACCATATCAAGAAATATTTCCAGAATTTTCAGCTAAGCGTCCGCCCATCTATGATAATATCGCAGGATGCTCTACGCTTTCATGCAGCTCTTAA